One Defluviimonas aquaemixtae DNA segment encodes these proteins:
- a CDS encoding DUF481 domain-containing protein, with amino-acid sequence YRTEYDTDPLPGLKSTDNTLNVSLVYSFN; translated from the coding sequence TACCGGACCGAATACGACACCGATCCGCTGCCGGGCCTGAAGAGCACCGATAACACGCTCAACGTGTCGCTGGTCTACAGCTTCAACTAA